In Pedobacter sp. WC2423, the following are encoded in one genomic region:
- the rpmF gene encoding 50S ribosomal protein L32, which translates to MAHPKRKISKSRRDKRRTHYKAVAPSLSTCQTTGAIHIPHHAYNVDGNLYYNGKLVIENTSIG; encoded by the coding sequence ATGGCACATCCAAAACGCAAGATCTCTAAAAGTAGAAGAGATAAAAGAAGAACACACTATAAAGCGGTAGCTCCTTCTTTATCTACTTGTCAAACTACAGGTGCAATCCACATTCCTCACCATGCATACAATGTTGATGGGAATTTGTACTACAACGGTAAACTGGTTATTGAAAACACCTCTATAGGTTAA
- the plsX gene encoding phosphate acyltransferase PlsX, translated as MKIGLDIMGGDYAPKANVLGAIAAHELLAPDEHLVLIGDTQQIKPLLADSGFNPDHFEYVHTEEVIGMGEHPTRAIAQKPNSSISLGFSMLKKGEIDAFVGAGNSGAMMVGAVFSVKTVPGIIRPCLCTIVPKLDGGRGLMLDVGANADCKPDTLLQFGILGSLYAENVMQINNPKVGLINIGEEDEKGNMLSLATFPLMKDCKLFNFIGNIEGRDLFNDKADVIVCDGFTGNIMLKLAESFYIMTIKKGLKDEFFDRFNYENYGGSPVLGVNAPVIIGHGISSPTAVKNMIFQARDMITTGLVGKIQDAFK; from the coding sequence ATGAAAATAGGTCTCGATATAATGGGCGGAGACTATGCTCCCAAAGCAAACGTTTTGGGAGCAATAGCTGCTCATGAATTATTAGCGCCAGATGAGCATTTAGTGCTAATAGGCGATACTCAGCAAATTAAGCCTTTGCTCGCTGACAGCGGGTTTAATCCCGATCACTTTGAATATGTTCATACCGAAGAGGTAATTGGTATGGGCGAACATCCCACAAGAGCAATTGCTCAAAAACCTAACTCAAGTATTTCTCTGGGTTTCTCTATGTTAAAAAAAGGAGAAATCGATGCATTTGTCGGCGCAGGTAATTCTGGGGCGATGATGGTTGGTGCTGTTTTTAGTGTAAAAACAGTTCCGGGTATTATCAGACCTTGTCTGTGCACGATCGTACCCAAACTTGACGGCGGAAGAGGTTTAATGCTGGACGTTGGCGCAAATGCCGACTGTAAGCCTGACACGCTGCTTCAATTCGGCATTTTAGGAAGTTTGTATGCTGAAAATGTCATGCAGATCAACAACCCTAAAGTTGGCCTGATCAATATTGGCGAAGAAGATGAAAAAGGAAATATGTTAAGTCTGGCAACTTTTCCATTGATGAAAGATTGTAAACTCTTTAACTTCATTGGAAATATTGAGGGACGTGATTTATTCAACGATAAAGCAGATGTAATTGTATGTGACGGGTTTACCGGAAATATTATGCTTAAATTGGCTGAATCGTTTTACATAATGACTATCAAAAAAGGACTTAAGGATGAGTTCTTTGACAGGTTTAATTATGAAAACTACGGTGGAAGTCCGGTTCTTGGAGTAAATGCACCTGTGATCATAGGTCATGGAATCTCCTCGCCTACCGCTGTAAAAAACATGATCTTTCAGGCGAGAGATATGATTACTACAGGTCTGGTGGGAAAAATACAAGATGCATTTAAATAA
- a CDS encoding beta-ketoacyl-ACP synthase III has product MSKIHAAITAVQGYVPDYILSNKELETIVDTTDEWITSRTGIKERRILKGEGLGTSDMAVHAVNGLLKKRGITAEEIDLIIFCTTTPDMPFPATANILADKIGAKNAWGFDLQAACSGFIYGISTASQFIQSGKHQKVLVVGGDKMSSIIDYTDRTTCIIFGDGCGAVLLEPNDEGNGIIDSVLKSDGAGRQFLHQKAGGSVKPASHETIDQREHFVYQEGKAVFKFAVTNMADVAAEIMERNQLNADDVKWLVPHQANKRIIDATASRMGIGAEKVMINIERYGNTTNGTIPLCLWEWEDKLKKGDNIILAAFGGGFTWGSVYIKWAY; this is encoded by the coding sequence ATGAGTAAAATTCACGCTGCTATTACTGCGGTTCAAGGTTATGTTCCTGATTATATCCTTTCTAATAAAGAATTAGAGACGATAGTTGACACAACAGATGAATGGATCACCTCACGAACGGGTATTAAAGAGCGAAGAATATTAAAAGGTGAAGGATTAGGTACCTCTGATATGGCTGTTCACGCAGTGAACGGACTTTTAAAGAAAAGAGGTATTACTGCAGAAGAAATCGATCTGATTATCTTTTGCACCACGACTCCCGACATGCCTTTCCCGGCCACTGCAAATATTTTAGCTGATAAAATCGGCGCAAAAAATGCATGGGGTTTTGATTTACAGGCCGCCTGTTCTGGATTTATCTATGGGATTTCTACTGCTTCGCAATTTATCCAGTCAGGAAAACATCAAAAAGTATTGGTAGTGGGCGGCGACAAAATGTCGTCAATCATTGATTATACAGACAGAACAACCTGCATCATTTTTGGTGACGGCTGTGGTGCTGTATTATTGGAACCTAATGATGAAGGAAATGGAATCATTGATTCTGTGCTGAAATCGGATGGTGCCGGAAGACAATTCCTGCATCAGAAAGCCGGTGGATCTGTTAAACCAGCTTCGCACGAAACGATTGACCAGAGAGAACATTTCGTTTACCAGGAAGGAAAAGCTGTTTTTAAATTCGCAGTAACCAATATGGCAGATGTAGCGGCCGAAATCATGGAACGCAATCAGCTGAATGCTGACGATGTGAAATGGTTAGTTCCGCACCAGGCGAATAAAAGGATTATTGATGCTACGGCTTCAAGAATGGGCATAGGAGCTGAAAAAGTAATGATCAATATAGAACGCTACGGCAATACCACCAATGGAACCATCCCGCTTTGTTTATGGGAATGGGAAGACAAACTAAAAAAAGGAGACAATATTATTCTTGCTGCTTTTGGGGGTGGATTTACCTGGGGATCAGTCTATATAAAGTGGGCTTACTAA
- the accB gene encoding acetyl-CoA carboxylase biotin carboxyl carrier protein, which produces MDIKQIQELIKFVSRSGVNEVAIEQKDFKITIKTNQTPTVITTTVPAQAVAPQVLPSAPAVQPVAVTANNASSAAEADDSKYITVKSPMIGTFYRSSSPDKPSFANVGDEIAPGKVICIIEAMKLFNEIESEVSGRIVKVLVDNSSPVEYDQPLFLVEPM; this is translated from the coding sequence ATGGATATCAAACAAATTCAGGAACTCATTAAATTTGTTTCTCGTTCGGGCGTCAATGAAGTTGCAATAGAACAAAAGGACTTCAAAATTACTATCAAAACTAATCAGACCCCTACAGTTATTACCACAACAGTTCCTGCGCAGGCAGTAGCACCACAGGTGTTGCCTTCTGCTCCTGCAGTACAACCTGTTGCTGTAACGGCAAACAATGCTTCGTCTGCTGCTGAGGCTGATGATTCTAAATATATTACTGTAAAATCTCCAATGATCGGAACTTTCTACCGTTCGTCGAGCCCTGACAAACCTTCATTCGCAAATGTTGGTGATGAAATCGCTCCGGGTAAAGTTATCTGTATTATTGAGGCCATGAAGTTATTCAACGAAATTGAAAGTGAAGTTTCCGGAAGAATCGTTAAAGTATTGGTTGATAATTCATCACCAGTAGAGTACGACCAACCCTTATTTTTAGTAGAACCTATGTAA
- the accC gene encoding acetyl-CoA carboxylase biotin carboxylase subunit yields MFKKILIANRGEIALRIIRTCKEMGIKTVAVYSTADRESLHVRFADEAVCIGPPPSKDSYLSIPNIISAAELTNADAIHPGYGFLSENAKFSSVCRDYGIKFIGATPEQINSMGDKASAKETMKKAGVPTIPGSQGLLESVKEGIVLANEIGYPVILKATAGGGGRGMRVVWKDEDFENAWDSARQESGAAFGNDGLYLEKYIEDPRHIEIQIIGDQYGKACHLSERDCSIQRRHQKLVEEAPSPFMTPELRERMGEAAIKGATAVSYEGAGTIEFLVDKHRNFYFMEMNTRIQVEHPVTEEVINYDLIKEQIKVASGVPISGKNYLPNMHAIECRINAEDPFNNFRPCPGKITNFHSPGGHGVRVDTHVYAGYQIPSNYDSMIAKLICVAQTREEAISTMERALSEFVIEGVKTTIPFHLQLMKDPNFRAGNFTTKFMETFVFSE; encoded by the coding sequence ATGTTTAAAAAAATACTAATTGCCAACAGGGGCGAAATTGCGTTACGTATTATTCGTACCTGTAAGGAAATGGGCATTAAAACTGTTGCAGTTTATTCAACTGCTGACAGGGAGAGTCTCCATGTTCGTTTCGCGGATGAAGCTGTTTGTATTGGCCCGCCTCCGAGTAAAGATTCTTACTTAAGTATCCCGAATATTATTTCAGCTGCTGAATTAACCAATGCAGATGCGATTCATCCAGGCTACGGCTTTTTATCTGAGAACGCTAAATTCTCTTCTGTTTGCAGAGACTATGGAATTAAGTTCATTGGTGCTACACCAGAACAGATCAATTCTATGGGAGATAAAGCTTCCGCTAAAGAAACGATGAAAAAAGCAGGTGTACCTACTATCCCTGGTTCTCAGGGTTTGCTGGAAAGCGTAAAAGAAGGTATTGTCTTAGCGAATGAAATCGGTTACCCTGTGATCCTGAAAGCAACTGCCGGTGGTGGTGGCCGTGGAATGCGTGTGGTATGGAAAGATGAAGACTTCGAAAATGCATGGGACAGTGCAAGACAGGAATCTGGTGCTGCTTTTGGAAATGACGGTTTATATTTAGAAAAATATATCGAAGATCCACGCCACATTGAAATCCAGATTATTGGTGATCAATATGGTAAAGCTTGTCACTTATCTGAGCGTGACTGTTCTATTCAGCGCCGTCACCAGAAATTGGTTGAAGAGGCTCCATCTCCTTTCATGACTCCGGAATTGAGAGAACGTATGGGTGAGGCTGCAATTAAAGGGGCTACTGCTGTATCTTATGAAGGTGCCGGAACAATTGAATTTTTGGTTGATAAACACCGTAACTTCTACTTCATGGAAATGAATACCCGTATCCAGGTAGAGCATCCGGTTACAGAAGAAGTGATCAACTATGATTTAATTAAAGAACAGATTAAGGTAGCTTCAGGTGTTCCTATTTCTGGTAAAAACTATCTTCCGAACATGCATGCTATTGAATGCAGGATCAATGCGGAAGATCCGTTTAATAACTTCAGGCCTTGTCCGGGAAAAATCACTAATTTCCATTCTCCGGGTGGACATGGGGTAAGGGTGGATACGCATGTTTATGCAGGCTATCAGATTCCTTCTAACTATGATTCCATGATTGCTAAACTGATCTGTGTTGCGCAAACACGTGAAGAAGCAATCAGTACGATGGAGCGTGCGCTAAGTGAGTTTGTAATTGAAGGTGTAAAAACTACGATTCCTTTTCACTTGCAATTGATGAAAGATCCGAACTTCAGAGCAGGAAACTTCACCACTAAATTCAT